The following proteins are encoded in a genomic region of Rattus rattus isolate New Zealand chromosome 2, Rrattus_CSIRO_v1, whole genome shotgun sequence:
- the LOC116893964 gene encoding olfactory receptor 2AT4-like: MENVACNGSGDSQTSFYLIGIPSLQKSLFLPVFFIFLLLYLLILMGNTLILVAVVAEPSLHKPMYFFLINLSALDILFTTTTVPKMLSLLLLGDRFLSFPACFLQMYLFHSFSCSEAFILVVMAYDRYVAICRPLHYPVHMTPQTNTALAAGAWITALLLPIPAVVQTSHMAFDNIAYIYHCFCDHLAVVQASCSDTSPQTLMGFCIAMVVSFLPLLLVLLSYVRILISVLLINSKEGRSKAFSTCSSHLLVVGTYYSSIAISYVAYRADLPVDFHIMGNVVYAILTPVLNPIIYTLRNKDVKAAITKIVCHQDPKSIGKP; this comes from the coding sequence ATGGAGAACGTAGCCTGTAATGGGTCAGGGGACTCTCAGACCAGCTTCTACCTTATAGGCATCCCCTCTCTGCAAAaatccctcttccttcctgtcttcttcatctttctcctcctctaccttctcATCCTCATGGGGAACACTCTGATCCTGGTAGCTGTGGTGGCCGAGCCCAGCCTCCACAagcccatgtacttcttcctaaTCAACCTCTCAGCTCTAGACAtcctcttcaccaccaccactgtcccGAAGATGCTGTCCCTACTCCTGCTGGGAGACCGCTTCCTCAGctttcctgcctgcttcctgcagaTGTATTTGTTCCACAGCTTCTCCTGCTCAGAAGCCTTCATCCTGGTggtcatggcctatgaccgctatgtggctatCTGCCGCCCTCTGCACTACCCCGTCCACATGACCCCACAGACAAACACTGCACTGGCAGCCGGTGCCTGGATCACCGCCCTCCTCCTGCCCATCCCAGCAGTGGTACAGACTTCCCACATGGCATTTGACAACATCGCCTACATCTATCACTGCTTCTGTGACCACCTGGCCGTGGTCCAGGCTTCCTGCTCAGACACCAGTCCCCAGACGCTCATGGGCTTCTGCATTGCCATGGTGgtgtccttcctccccctcctcctggtgCTCCTCTCCTATGTGCGAATCCTGATCTCAGTGCTTCTGATCAACTCCAAGGAAGGGCGTTCcaaagccttctccacctgcagCTCCCACCTCCTGGTGGTGGGCACCTACTACTCGTCCATTGCCATATCCTATGTGGCCTACAGGGCTGACCTCCCCGTAGACTTCCACATCATGGGGAACGTGGTCTATGCCATTCTCACACCTGTTCTCAACCCTATCATCTACACCCTGAGGAACAAAGATGTCAAGGCGGCCATCACTAAAATTGTCTGTCACCAGGATCCAAAGAGTATTGGAAAGCCCTAG